In the Entelurus aequoreus isolate RoL-2023_Sb linkage group LG21, RoL_Eaeq_v1.1, whole genome shotgun sequence genome, ttctgggtatttgttctgttgtgtttatgttgtgttacggtgcggatgttctcccgaaatgtgtttgtcattcttgtttggtgtgggttcacagtgtggcgcatatttgtaacagtgttaaagttgtttatacgatcaccctcagtgtgacctgtatggctgttgaccaagtatgctttgcattcacttgtgtgtgtgaaaagccgtagatattatgtgattgggccggcacgcaaaggcagtgcctttaaggcacgcccccaatattgttgtctgggtggaaatcgggagaaattcgggagaatggttgccccgggagattttcgggaggggcgctgaaattcgggagtctcccgggaaaatcgggagggttggcaagtatgactgggagaggcaactgctctgtacttctccctacgtccgtgtaccactccatacagcggcgttttaaaaagtcataaattttactttttgaaaccgataccgataatttacgatattacattttaaagcatttatcggccgataatatcggcagtccgatattatcggacatctctacttgtatcAATAAATCATTACATTATTAATTGTAACAGCTTTTTGGACTCCAGTGGAACTTGCACAAAGggcctgtttgcaacttgctcaaagtaaaaatgttttcaaaacaaAATATCTAACTAAAACATTACCAGCTGGCTTATGTTACCATTTGCGGTTTAAGACAGGGGtctcaaagtcgttttcactgagggccacgtcgcagttatgtttggccccagaggaaCAGttaactattattacacaattttttgatgcattttattagtttttgttgttttttttaactaaaatgtgaaaaaatatggtaagttgtgtcatgatccgtggtctggatcatgtttttgttatgttctgttatttttagaccccatagttcctgtttttgtgcacccttttttgttttagttaccatggcgacttatgattttcacctgcctctggtgttcgggacgcgcacctgtttccaatctagagacattatttaagcctgcctttgccagtcagtcgtcctggcgtcattgtttgtgtcatgcctggactacgtaagtcgtGTTTATTTCAGGCCACAGTTTCATAAGTCCTCTATGTCCATAGTCTATGCCGggcgtcggcaacccgcggctctagagccgcatgcggctctttagcgccgccctagtggctctctggagatttttcaaaaatgtatgaagaatgtaaaaagatgaggggaaaaaaatctatttttttgttttagtatggtttctgtaggaggacaaacatgacacaaacctccctaattgttataaagcacactgtttatattaaacatgcttcaccgattcgagtatttggcgagcgccgttttgtcctactaattttggcggtccttgaactcaccgtatagtttgtttacatgtattactttctccgactttctaggacgtgttttatgccacttctttttctgtctcattttgtccaccacacttttaacgttgtgcatgagtgcacaaaggtgagttttgttgatgttattgacttgtgtggagtgctaatcagacatatttggtcactgcatgactgcaagctaatcgatgctaacatgctatttaggctagctatatgtacatattgcatgatTATGCCTCAttcgtagctatatttgaggttatttagtttactttaagtcctcttaattaaatgtatatctcacgacacactgtctgtatgtaatatagcttttatttttttgcggctccagacatttgtttttgtatttttggtccaatatggctctttcgacattttgggttgccgacccctggtctatgctaagtatttactttaactccaagtgcgatcagcgcgttgtgctttcgtcttgttttccgtttttttacctttttgagttttgaggattaaatcatgtttttacctgcacgccttgtccggaatagtcagtttgcatcctgggagaacaaacctcgtgTACtggtgtttttatggtaaaaaaaaaaaaaaaaaagggcagctcagttgccagaattttactggaaattatatgtataaataaattactgtaacttttcttactaaatgtattattttgagacacttgtgatttagggctatataaataaactttgattgattgattgattgattgattgatttctattttgggagaaaaaaaaatgtgctcCATGTAATCgctaattatgttaacttaaatattgtctaattatgcaaaaatatatgatcaaacattcaaaccattttttaaatcgaTATAAATACTAACAAtaacgatttcaaagcaagttatcaatcaaactgtgcaatgtaaaagtagcaatacatttcatggtaaaattgtgaaattgactgtggtttttacagcatttttctctaaatgaaaaaaactgtactttttttttttttactgtaataaactgtggtgccgttttggcatttacagtaatacaccgaacaatctacagttgttgatttgcagtaaaaaacaatttttttacttGAGGACTTGGAATTATGGACTTACTACTTTAACAAAAACTACTTTTCATCATACTACTTGTACTGTAACTATTTTTAAACTGTTATTTCATCTTCTGTGTGAACAAAGATTAGATTATCATATTGGTATCAGAGCATTTCATAAAATCTACCTTTATTAATTATTGTTAAATACATATTGAAATGACTTGAGCTTTCCTTTTCCTTGATTGCAGGTCTGCTGTTGTTTCATGTAACTTCCCAAACAGGCCCCACCAATAGCActgaaatccaaaccggagccaATTATGGCACGGCCACCGCTTATCCAATCGTGGCTTCTGACACAGCCACCAGTTTCAAAACCATCCCTCATCACCCGTCTGCTTCCCGAATTGACACCATTGCTGGATCTGAGATCGAGACCAATGCCACTACCCAAACTGACCACAGTGTCAAATTAAAAATTGACACCCCTTCCTCATCTGACACTACCCCTGTTTACCAAAGGGACATTAACACTGGATCTAAGATCATCCCCACTGTCGCTTCTAACGCAACGTCTTCTTCCCAAATGGATACCACAACCGGATCTGAAATCGAGACCACTGGCAACGCAGTCGCATTCACAATCGACAACTCTTCCTTGTCTGACACAACCCCTGCTTCCCAAACTGACACCACCACTGGATCCACAATCGACAAAACGGACACAACCCAAGCTTCGCAAACTGAAACCACCACTGGTTCTAAAATCGACAAAACGGACACAACCCAAGCTTTGCAAACTGAAACCAGCACTGGTTCTAAAATCGACAAAACGGACACAACCCAAGCTTCGCAAACTGAAACCACCACTGGTTCTAAAATCGACAAAACGGACACAACCCAAGCTTCGCAAACTGAAACCACCACTGGTTCTAAAATCGACAAAACGGACACAACCCAAGCTTTGCAAACTGACACCACCACTGGATCCACAATCGACAAAACGGACACAACCCCAGCTTTGCAAACTGAAACCACCACTGGATCTAATATGGAGACCACGGCCACTTCCCAAACCGACCACACTGTCACATTCACAATCGACACCCCTTCCCAAACAGACACCACTGTCACAATCACTATTTCCACACCCAACATTACTGCTTTATCAACAATTGCCACCAACAGACCCCTACCTAGTACCACTACCAGCGGCGGTGCACTACAGGAGGGTCTCAAGTACAAGGGTCTGAGCTCAGGTGTGTACCAAAATTGTCTTTGTTTTTATCTTGCTGCAAATAGACATTGAAGACAGTGGTTGCCCCCCAAAGAAAATCACTTACAGTAAcgtttttcttttcaaatgtaacTTTGTGTTTAATCGTAGAGGTAAAGCTTGACAAATCAATGAGTAGTTCTTATTTTTAGGGCTTTAAACATCATTAGCCATCCATCAATACAAATGATTTGCCTTCATTTCCCCTTTCCAGGAAGTATTGCAGCCATTCTATGCATGATCGCAATATTGGCCATTCTGGTGTTTGGCGGTCTATACTACAAGTACCGGTAGGCACACTGTAAATATTTCTTTTACCACAGTCCTTATGGTATAGTTCACACACTATATCCGTTGTTTGCAGTAATCACAGTACAAACTAACAACAGAACTAGGGGTGTCTCAATACTATACAGATATCGGAgcccttgagtattggccgataccgattttGATCCgatatatcagcacaaatcatttaGACTTTTTTTATTCTgtcgtgtggaatgttagaaaaagctTAATCAATTGAAATgact is a window encoding:
- the parm1 gene encoding mucin-2, which gives rise to MTAHLQTLATCLLLFHVTSQTGPTNSTEIQTGANYGTATAYPIVASDTATSFKTIPHHPSASRIDTIAGSEIETNATTQTDHSVKLKIDTPSSSDTTPVYQRDINTGSKIIPTVASNATSSSQMDTTTGSEIETTGNAVAFTIDNSSLSDTTPASQTDTTTGSTIDKTDTTQASQTETTTGSKIDKTDTTQALQTETSTGSKIDKTDTTQASQTETTTGSKIDKTDTTQASQTETTTGSKIDKTDTTQALQTDTTTGSTIDKTDTTPALQTETTTGSNMETTATSQTDHTVTFTIDTPSQTDTTVTITISTPNITALSTIATNRPLPSTTTSGGALQEGLKYKGLSSGSIAAILCMIAILAILVFGGLYYKYRQPSYGSLESNNAHSSFGNFSNPMYDP